A stretch of Janibacter endophyticus DNA encodes these proteins:
- a CDS encoding mechanosensitive ion channel family protein: MDEDVIQLPAVTWQGAAVAGAVLLAALVLAWVLRHAVGWVLRRRGRGASSSDVFGRLAGWAVVVLGVAVALTVVFPSIKPVNVLGGVGVISIAAGIAFQTVLGNTFAGIILLARDRFRVGDQIECGQHRGTVVQIGLSSTSIRTFDGRLVLIPNGTLHSEVVTVQTGFEYVRSTVGVDLEDTTDLDVARSVALEAMADLPSVLAEPVPEALLTSIGNGTVRMELRFWSGSTQLDTREAQHAVIREVLREFDVAGVRTGSDAYVVEAGPALQSALRERASGDRSQREGSAVLDEPGVEGSRQDKPRHR; the protein is encoded by the coding sequence ATGGACGAGGACGTCATCCAGCTACCGGCTGTCACCTGGCAGGGCGCGGCCGTCGCGGGTGCGGTGCTGCTCGCGGCGCTGGTCCTGGCCTGGGTGCTCCGGCATGCGGTCGGGTGGGTGCTCCGTCGGCGTGGGCGCGGCGCGAGCTCGTCCGACGTCTTCGGGCGGCTCGCCGGCTGGGCGGTGGTCGTGCTCGGCGTCGCCGTGGCGCTCACCGTCGTCTTCCCGAGCATCAAGCCGGTCAACGTCCTCGGCGGGGTCGGCGTCATCTCGATCGCCGCCGGTATCGCCTTCCAGACCGTGCTGGGCAACACCTTCGCCGGGATCATCCTGCTCGCGCGCGACCGCTTCCGGGTCGGTGACCAGATCGAGTGCGGGCAGCATCGCGGCACCGTCGTCCAGATCGGGCTCTCATCGACCTCCATCCGCACCTTCGACGGGCGTCTCGTCCTCATCCCCAACGGCACGCTGCACTCCGAGGTCGTGACCGTGCAGACCGGCTTCGAGTACGTGCGCTCGACCGTCGGGGTCGACCTCGAGGACACCACCGACCTTGACGTGGCCCGTTCGGTCGCGCTCGAGGCGATGGCCGATCTCCCGTCGGTCCTCGCCGAGCCGGTGCCCGAGGCGCTCCTCACGAGCATCGGCAACGGCACGGTCCGGATGGAGCTGCGCTTCTGGTCCGGGTCGACCCAGCTCGACACCCGCGAGGCGCAGCACGCCGTGATCCGGGAGGTCCTGCGCGAGTTCGATGTGGCGGGTGTGCGGACGGGCTCGGACGCCTACGTCGTCGAGGCCGGACCGGCACTCCAGAGCGCCCTGAGGGAGCGCGCCTCGGGGGATCGGTCTCAGCGGGAGGGGTCTGCTGTCCTCGACGAGCCGGGCGTGGAAGGATCGAGGCAGGACAAGCCCCGTCACCGCTGA
- the fbaA gene encoding class II fructose-bisphosphate aldolase, translated as MPIATPEVYRDMLDRAKAGSFAYPAINVTSSQTLNAAIRGFAEAGSDGIVQVSTGGAEYLSGPTVKNMVTGSLALAAYANEVAKHYDVNIALHTDHCPKDKLDGFVRPLLQASQEHKDKFGTPIFQSHMWDGSAVPLNENLQIAQELLALAVAADIILEVEIGVVGGEEDGVANEINDQLYTTPEDALATVEALGLGEQGRYMAALTFGNVHGVYKPGNVKLRPEILKECQEAIVAKYGSDKGDKPLDLVFHGGSGSTAQEISDAVDYGVVKMNVDTDTQYAFTRPVAGWMLQHYEGVLKVDGEVGNKKQYDPRAWGKEAEAAMARRVVEACENLRSAGTSVKA; from the coding sequence ATGCCCATCGCAACCCCCGAGGTCTACCGGGACATGCTCGACCGCGCGAAGGCCGGATCCTTCGCCTACCCGGCGATCAACGTCACCTCCAGCCAGACCCTCAACGCCGCGATCCGTGGCTTCGCGGAGGCGGGCTCGGACGGCATCGTCCAGGTCTCCACCGGCGGCGCGGAGTACCTGTCCGGCCCGACGGTCAAGAACATGGTCACCGGCTCGCTGGCGCTCGCCGCCTACGCGAACGAGGTCGCCAAGCACTACGACGTCAACATCGCGCTGCACACCGACCACTGCCCCAAGGACAAGCTCGACGGCTTCGTCCGCCCGCTGCTCCAGGCGAGCCAGGAGCACAAGGACAAGTTCGGCACCCCGATCTTCCAGTCGCACATGTGGGACGGCTCGGCCGTGCCGCTCAACGAGAACCTCCAGATCGCGCAGGAGCTGCTCGCCCTCGCGGTGGCGGCCGACATCATCCTCGAGGTCGAGATCGGTGTCGTCGGTGGCGAGGAGGACGGTGTCGCCAACGAGATCAACGACCAGCTCTACACGACCCCCGAGGACGCGCTTGCCACCGTCGAGGCCCTCGGTCTCGGCGAGCAGGGCCGCTACATGGCGGCGCTGACCTTCGGCAACGTCCACGGCGTCTACAAGCCGGGCAACGTCAAGCTCCGCCCGGAGATCCTCAAGGAGTGCCAGGAGGCGATCGTCGCCAAGTACGGCAGCGACAAGGGCGACAAGCCGCTCGACCTCGTCTTCCATGGCGGCTCGGGCTCGACCGCGCAGGAGATCTCCGACGCCGTCGACTACGGCGTCGTGAAGATGAACGTCGACACCGACACCCAGTACGCCTTCACCCGCCCGGTCGCCGGCTGGATGCTGCAGCACTACGAGGGCGTCCTCAAGGTTGACGGCGAGGTCGGCAACAAGAAGCAGTACGACCCGCGCGCCTGGGGCAAGGAGGCCGAGGCGGCCATGGCGCGTCGCGTCGTCGAGGCCTGCGAGAACCTCCGCTCTGCCGGCACCTCGGTCAAGGCCTGA
- a CDS encoding DUF3151 domain-containing protein has protein sequence MDNLLGIPETLLPEDPAANRLDEGVSPAEVAAAHPSSSLAWAVLAEDALASGRTIEGYAYARTGYHRALDSLRRNGWRGQGPVPWSHEPNRGFLRALAALARAAGAIGEVEEEERCRTFLHDSSAEAAQVLLP, from the coding sequence ATGGACAACCTGCTCGGCATCCCCGAGACCCTCCTCCCGGAGGACCCGGCCGCCAACCGCCTGGACGAAGGGGTGTCCCCCGCCGAGGTCGCGGCGGCCCACCCCTCGTCGTCACTGGCCTGGGCCGTCCTCGCCGAGGACGCCCTGGCCTCCGGCCGGACGATCGAGGGCTACGCCTACGCCCGGACCGGCTACCACCGCGCGCTGGACTCCCTTCGCCGCAACGGCTGGCGGGGCCAGGGTCCGGTGCCGTGGTCGCACGAGCCGAACCGTGGCTTCCTGCGGGCGCTCGCCGCGCTCGCCCGGGCCGCCGGCGCGATCGGCGAGGTCGAGGAGGAGGAGCGCTGCCGCACCTTCCTCCACGACAGCTCGGCCGAGGCGGCGCAGGTCTTGCTGCCCTGA
- a CDS encoding helix-turn-helix transcriptional regulator, with protein MSPTSSVPPFERLERMLTLELSRLAERRVELAEIGDAMMMLRADLTRGEGAPRSPGVEILDQAIAAPIVDRLAGMVASVDNVFLDPDVGAGTEAEHAAHELERAREGQRQRTIYRPEVLDSPENVSRLDALHAAGQEQRVGDLLTHEFAIFSDEVVVTPSVWGDAGSEYLVIRSPVIVGAFQAWFDLAWGRSPSRGAEDPGADERLIELLGLGYKDETIARHLGVALRTVRRRVAALMEQHRVTTRYQLGVALARAGRA; from the coding sequence ATGTCGCCGACGAGCAGCGTGCCTCCCTTCGAGCGGCTAGAGCGCATGCTCACGCTGGAGCTGAGCCGCCTCGCCGAGCGGCGGGTGGAGCTGGCCGAGATCGGCGACGCGATGATGATGCTGCGCGCGGACCTCACCCGGGGCGAGGGGGCACCCCGCAGCCCCGGGGTCGAGATCCTCGACCAGGCGATCGCGGCGCCAATCGTCGACCGGCTCGCGGGCATGGTCGCCTCCGTCGACAACGTCTTCCTCGATCCGGACGTCGGGGCCGGGACCGAGGCCGAGCACGCGGCCCACGAGCTGGAGCGGGCCAGGGAGGGTCAGCGTCAGCGCACCATCTATCGGCCCGAGGTGCTCGACTCCCCGGAGAACGTCAGCCGGCTCGATGCGCTGCACGCGGCAGGGCAGGAGCAGCGGGTCGGTGACCTGCTGACGCACGAGTTCGCCATCTTCAGCGACGAGGTGGTGGTCACGCCCTCGGTGTGGGGCGACGCGGGGTCGGAGTACCTCGTCATCCGCAGCCCGGTGATCGTGGGTGCCTTCCAGGCGTGGTTCGACCTGGCCTGGGGGCGGTCGCCGAGCCGGGGGGCGGAGGACCCGGGTGCCGACGAGCGCCTCATCGAGCTGCTCGGCCTGGGCTACAAGGACGAGACGATCGCGCGGCACCTCGGCGTCGCCCTGCGGACGGTGCGCCGTCGGGTGGCGGCGCTCATGGAGCAGCACCGGGTGACGACGCGCTACCAGCTCGGGGTCGCGCTCGCGAGGGCCGGCCGGGCCTGA
- a CDS encoding adenylosuccinate synthase, which translates to MPAIVLVGAQWGDEGKGKATDLLGRDVDYVVKFNGGNNAGHTVVIDGEKYALHLLPSGILSPNCTPVIGNGVVVDLEVLFQELDGLIARGVDVSKLQVSANAHVIAPYNRTLDKVTERFLGSRKIGTTGRGIGPTYADKMNRIGIRVQDIFDESILRQKVEAALGFKNQVLAKVYNTRAVETERVVAELRSYAERLAPMVTDTTLELERALDAGQNVLLEAGQATLLDIDHGTYPFVTSSSATAGGACTGSGIPPTRVSRVIAILKAYTTRVGEGPFPTELFDHDGEFLRATGHEYGTTTGRPRRCGWVDTVVGRYATRINGVTDFVITKLDVLTGLERLPICVAYDVDGVRHDEMPVNQSDFHHARPVYEYLDGWSEDITGCRTFEELPANAQAYVLRVEELIGARVSAIGVGPGREEIIQRHPLLDPRED; encoded by the coding sequence ATGCCGGCGATCGTGCTGGTCGGAGCCCAGTGGGGCGACGAGGGCAAGGGCAAGGCCACGGACCTGCTGGGGCGGGACGTCGACTACGTCGTGAAGTTCAACGGCGGCAACAACGCCGGCCACACGGTCGTCATCGACGGCGAGAAGTACGCCCTGCACCTCCTGCCCTCCGGGATCCTCTCCCCCAACTGCACCCCCGTCATCGGCAACGGCGTCGTCGTCGACCTCGAGGTGCTCTTCCAGGAGCTCGACGGGCTCATCGCCCGCGGCGTCGACGTCTCCAAGCTGCAGGTCAGCGCCAACGCGCACGTCATCGCGCCGTACAACCGCACCCTCGACAAGGTCACCGAGCGCTTCCTCGGGTCGCGCAAGATCGGGACCACCGGGCGCGGCATCGGACCGACCTACGCCGACAAGATGAACCGGATCGGCATCCGCGTGCAGGACATCTTCGACGAGTCGATCCTGCGGCAGAAGGTCGAGGCCGCGCTCGGCTTCAAGAACCAGGTGCTGGCGAAGGTCTACAACACCCGCGCCGTCGAGACCGAGCGCGTGGTCGCCGAGCTGCGCTCCTACGCCGAGCGGCTCGCCCCGATGGTCACCGACACCACGCTCGAGCTCGAGCGGGCCCTCGACGCCGGCCAGAACGTCCTCCTCGAGGCCGGCCAGGCGACCCTGCTCGACATCGACCACGGCACCTACCCCTTCGTCACGAGCTCCTCGGCGACGGCCGGCGGCGCCTGCACCGGCTCGGGCATCCCCCCGACCCGCGTGAGCCGGGTCATCGCGATCCTCAAGGCGTACACGACACGCGTCGGCGAGGGCCCCTTCCCGACCGAGCTCTTCGACCACGACGGCGAGTTTCTCCGCGCAACCGGCCACGAGTACGGCACGACGACAGGTCGCCCGCGGCGCTGCGGCTGGGTCGACACGGTCGTCGGCCGCTACGCCACCCGGATCAACGGCGTCACCGACTTCGTCATCACCAAGCTCGACGTCCTCACCGGTCTCGAGCGGCTCCCGATCTGCGTCGCGTACGACGTCGACGGGGTCCGCCACGACGAGATGCCGGTCAACCAGAGCGACTTCCACCACGCGAGGCCCGTCTACGAGTACCTCGACGGCTGGTCGGAGGACATCACCGGCTGCCGCACCTTCGAGGAGCTGCCGGCCAACGCGCAGGCCTACGTGCTGCGCGTCGAGGAGCTCATCGGCGCCCGGGTCTCCGCGATCGGTGTCGGTCCGGGCCGCGAGGAGATCATCCAGCGGCACCCGCTGCTCGACCCGCGCGAGGACTGA
- a CDS encoding DUF5302 domain-containing protein: protein MSKHESAPEDVKEKFRQALERKQAHGGANVSADGRDGKVHGAHGPETSGAQQMFRRKSG from the coding sequence GTGAGCAAGCACGAGAGCGCGCCGGAGGACGTCAAGGAGAAGTTCCGGCAGGCGCTGGAGCGCAAGCAGGCCCACGGCGGGGCAAACGTCTCCGCCGACGGTCGCGACGGCAAGGTCCACGGTGCCCACGGGCCCGAGACCTCCGGCGCCCAGCAGATGTTCCGCCGCAAGTCCGGCTGA
- a CDS encoding HelD family protein, whose amino-acid sequence MSDSSSRSSVSEVSPQVAAEIATEQAHLDRVRSELAKASSRAGLVATDGMSRGRTDRTGDVRDEEMSGLFERDALVYTAARRIASLEHQHEGLVFGRLDIDHGGDMAPADREVRYVGRLGVRDDDYEPLVIDWRAPAASPFYRATPVENLGVIRRRVLRSRDDTVVGVEDDLMVPEAPDDIVVIGDGALLAALTRARGTRMRDIVATIQAHQDEAIRASDRGVTEITGGPGTGKTVVALHRAAYLLYADRRRYESGGILVVGPSAAYTAYIERVLPSLGEDSVALRALGDIVDAIDTSRLDTPEVAAIKGSLRMRTLVSRLLQEPVPDAPTELRAFVGGIALRIDADRLAAIRRQVLRDRPRNQGTKAARELLAEVAWASHREGDRDEFLDAFDESIAVDSFMEAWWPQVDPRQAMLWLADTERAYRVTQGVLSQGDAAAFAYSMREALELGTWSVGDVAIVDELSVRLGPVEDAPSEERGFYEIDELDARAAERELTTMGSSVAPRAIESEVSPTQARERLLHGRIGRPATYAHVLVDEAQDLSPMQWRMVGRRGRRASWTVVGDAAQASWPDAQEARSARDEAFGSNERRGFHMQTNYRNAREIFDYARDVILPVVPDADIPQAVRETGHSPVELPFGDVLDDRAPGVGEVAHEAVRALLDEVDGSIAVITPARHAGRVADLADHESGRVVVLDPMSTKGLEWDATVVVDPDAIIAESPGGARVLYVALTRAAHRMTVLRPTT is encoded by the coding sequence GTGTCGGACAGCTCCTCCAGGTCCTCGGTCAGCGAGGTCTCACCCCAGGTCGCCGCTGAGATCGCGACCGAGCAGGCCCACCTCGACCGGGTCCGCTCCGAGCTCGCCAAGGCGTCCTCCCGCGCGGGCCTCGTCGCGACCGACGGCATGTCTCGCGGGCGCACCGACCGCACCGGGGACGTCCGCGACGAGGAGATGTCCGGGCTCTTCGAGCGCGACGCCCTCGTCTACACGGCCGCTCGCCGGATCGCCTCCCTCGAGCACCAGCACGAGGGTCTGGTCTTCGGCCGTCTGGACATCGACCACGGCGGGGACATGGCCCCCGCCGACCGGGAGGTCCGCTACGTCGGGCGGCTCGGCGTGCGCGACGACGACTACGAGCCGCTCGTCATCGACTGGCGCGCCCCCGCCGCATCGCCTTTCTACCGAGCGACCCCCGTGGAGAACCTCGGAGTGATCCGCCGGCGGGTGCTCCGCTCGCGCGACGACACGGTCGTCGGCGTCGAGGACGACCTCATGGTCCCCGAGGCGCCCGACGACATCGTCGTCATCGGCGACGGCGCCCTCCTCGCCGCGCTCACGCGAGCCCGCGGCACCCGGATGCGCGACATCGTGGCGACCATCCAGGCCCACCAGGACGAGGCCATCCGGGCGAGCGACCGCGGCGTCACCGAGATCACCGGCGGCCCGGGCACGGGCAAGACCGTCGTCGCCCTCCACCGCGCCGCCTACCTGCTCTATGCCGACCGGCGCCGTTACGAGAGCGGCGGCATCCTCGTCGTCGGACCCTCCGCGGCGTACACCGCCTACATCGAGCGGGTCCTGCCCTCGCTCGGCGAGGACTCGGTCGCGCTGCGGGCGCTCGGCGACATCGTCGACGCCATCGACACCTCGCGGCTCGACACCCCCGAGGTCGCCGCGATTAAGGGGTCCCTGCGGATGCGGACACTCGTCTCCCGGCTGCTCCAGGAGCCGGTGCCGGACGCGCCGACCGAGCTGCGGGCCTTCGTCGGCGGCATCGCCCTGCGCATCGACGCCGACCGCCTCGCCGCCATCCGGCGCCAGGTCCTGCGCGACCGTCCCCGCAACCAGGGCACCAAGGCCGCGCGCGAGCTCCTCGCGGAGGTCGCGTGGGCCTCGCACCGTGAGGGCGACCGCGACGAGTTCCTCGACGCCTTCGACGAGTCGATCGCGGTCGACTCCTTCATGGAGGCGTGGTGGCCACAGGTCGACCCGCGCCAGGCGATGCTCTGGCTCGCCGACACCGAGCGCGCCTACCGCGTCACCCAGGGTGTGCTCTCCCAGGGTGACGCCGCCGCCTTCGCGTACTCGATGCGCGAGGCGCTCGAGCTCGGCACGTGGAGCGTCGGCGACGTCGCGATCGTCGACGAGCTCTCGGTGCGCCTCGGCCCGGTCGAGGACGCACCCTCGGAAGAGCGCGGCTTCTACGAGATCGACGAGCTCGACGCGCGCGCGGCCGAGCGCGAGCTGACGACGATGGGTTCGTCGGTGGCCCCCCGGGCGATCGAGTCCGAGGTCTCCCCGACGCAGGCGCGCGAGCGCCTCCTCCACGGCCGGATCGGCCGCCCGGCGACCTACGCCCACGTGCTCGTCGACGAGGCGCAGGACCTCTCCCCCATGCAGTGGCGGATGGTCGGCCGGAGGGGTCGCCGAGCCTCGTGGACGGTCGTCGGCGACGCGGCGCAGGCGTCGTGGCCCGACGCCCAGGAAGCGCGGTCGGCCCGCGACGAGGCCTTCGGGTCCAACGAGCGGCGTGGCTTCCACATGCAGACCAACTACCGCAACGCGCGCGAGATCTTCGACTACGCCCGCGACGTCATCCTCCCTGTGGTGCCGGACGCGGACATCCCCCAGGCCGTCCGCGAGACCGGGCACTCGCCCGTCGAGCTGCCCTTCGGCGACGTCCTCGACGACCGTGCCCCGGGGGTGGGCGAGGTCGCCCACGAGGCCGTCCGGGCACTCCTCGACGAGGTCGACGGGTCGATCGCGGTCATCACCCCGGCTCGTCACGCCGGCCGGGTCGCCGACCTCGCCGACCACGAGAGCGGCCGCGTCGTCGTCCTCGACCCGATGTCGACCAAGGGCCTGGAGTGGGACGCGACGGTCGTCGTCGACCCCGACGCGATCATCGCCGAGTCCCCCGGTGGTGCTCGGGTCCTCTACGTCGCGCTGACCCGCGCCGCCCACCGGATGACCGTCCTTCGACCCACGACCTGA
- a CDS encoding helix-turn-helix transcriptional regulator — protein MTTHGELTAPMTTYDYLVPEEELRRYYVELIQDPSATRDSLVAAGAHPATLDRVLGLLAYRGLIEISLDGRIEVAPPEPALAAFTSEVEREIRRVRASAHQLGLLHRKARDQEDARRNPLRVATLRSVAEIRAVTTSMVAEAEESVLAMRAYGTRSIQLLTTPGIDHDAPTLDSAGHPLRQIAVYDTRLLELDGALASLQRRQAAGERIRLVRDVPLSAIVVDGMSAVIDLTNVDPDGDGSAAVWDSPLIAGMAGMVEGFFRRGTPLPDIDEGNDPEAGLTARDRTILTLLASGASDPMVARQLGVSVRTVERRVRVLMDQLDAISRMQLGIEAVRHGLL, from the coding sequence ATGACGACCCACGGGGAACTGACCGCCCCCATGACCACCTACGACTACCTCGTGCCCGAGGAGGAGCTGAGGCGCTACTACGTCGAGCTGATCCAGGACCCGTCCGCCACCCGGGACTCGCTCGTCGCCGCAGGAGCCCACCCGGCCACCCTCGACCGGGTGCTGGGCCTCCTCGCCTACCGCGGGCTCATCGAGATCTCCCTCGACGGGCGCATCGAGGTCGCGCCGCCCGAGCCGGCCCTGGCGGCCTTCACCTCGGAGGTCGAGCGGGAGATCCGCCGCGTCCGTGCCTCGGCCCACCAGCTCGGCCTGCTGCACCGCAAGGCTCGCGACCAGGAGGACGCGAGGCGCAACCCGCTGCGCGTGGCCACCCTGCGGTCGGTGGCCGAGATCCGGGCGGTCACGACGTCGATGGTCGCCGAGGCCGAGGAGTCGGTCCTCGCCATGCGCGCCTACGGCACCCGCAGCATCCAGCTGCTCACGACGCCCGGCATCGACCACGACGCCCCGACGCTGGACAGCGCGGGCCACCCGCTGCGCCAGATCGCGGTCTACGACACCCGGCTGCTCGAGCTCGACGGGGCGCTGGCCTCCCTGCAGCGCCGACAGGCGGCGGGCGAGCGGATCCGGCTCGTGCGCGACGTCCCGCTCTCCGCGATCGTCGTCGACGGCATGTCAGCGGTCATCGACCTCACCAACGTCGACCCTGACGGCGACGGCTCGGCCGCGGTCTGGGACAGCCCGCTCATCGCGGGCATGGCCGGGATGGTGGAGGGCTTCTTCCGGCGAGGCACACCCCTCCCGGACATCGACGAGGGCAACGACCCCGAGGCCGGGCTCACCGCACGCGACCGCACGATCCTCACCCTCCTCGCGAGCGGTGCGTCCGACCCGATGGTGGCCCGACAGCTCGGGGTCAGCGTGCGGACCGTCGAGCGTCGCGTCCGGGTGCTCATGGACCAGCTCGACGCGATCTCACGGATGCAGCTCGGGATCGAGGCCGTGCGCCACGGACTCCTGTAG
- the purD gene encoding phosphoribosylamine--glycine ligase, which yields MKALVIGSGAREHALVRSLLADPAVDVVLAAPGNPGIDLVTMCLPVDASDPSAVVALAREHAVDLVVVGPEAPLVAGVADAVRDAGIACFGPGREAATLEGSKAFAKEVMAAAEVPTGVAHVATTEAELAEALDAFGAPYVVKDDGLAAGKGVVVTEDRGVALEHGLACLAKGGDAQVVVEEYLDGPEASLFCICDGSSVVPLDLAQDFKRVFDGDEGPNTGGMGAYSPLTWAPEGLVDDVVDRIAQPVVDEMARRGTPFVGVLYVGLALTAGGPRVIEFNVRFGDPETQAVLARLETPLGGLLMAAAQGRLDEAEPLRWRDESAVTVVVAAPGYPASPATGEPIAGLEEIGDDAYVLHAGTAKGEDGTLVSAGGRVLSVVALGADLTEARDRAYAAVEQVDLEGSHHRTDIALRASRGELHVP from the coding sequence GTGAAGGCACTCGTCATCGGCTCCGGGGCGCGGGAGCACGCGCTCGTCCGCTCCCTGCTCGCCGACCCGGCCGTCGACGTCGTCCTCGCGGCACCGGGCAACCCCGGCATCGACCTCGTGACGATGTGCCTCCCGGTCGACGCCTCCGACCCGAGCGCGGTCGTCGCGCTCGCCCGCGAGCACGCGGTCGACCTCGTCGTCGTCGGTCCCGAGGCACCGCTCGTCGCGGGGGTCGCCGACGCCGTCCGCGACGCGGGCATCGCCTGCTTCGGCCCGGGCCGGGAGGCGGCGACGCTCGAGGGCAGCAAGGCCTTCGCCAAGGAGGTCATGGCCGCCGCCGAGGTCCCGACCGGCGTCGCGCACGTCGCGACGACCGAGGCGGAGCTCGCCGAGGCGCTCGACGCCTTCGGCGCCCCCTACGTCGTCAAGGACGACGGCCTCGCCGCCGGCAAGGGCGTCGTCGTCACCGAGGACCGGGGCGTCGCGCTCGAGCACGGACTGGCCTGCCTGGCGAAGGGGGGCGACGCCCAGGTCGTCGTCGAGGAGTACCTCGACGGGCCCGAGGCCTCCCTCTTCTGCATCTGCGACGGCAGCTCCGTGGTGCCGCTCGACCTCGCCCAGGACTTCAAGCGCGTCTTCGACGGCGACGAGGGACCCAACACCGGTGGCATGGGCGCGTACTCGCCGCTGACGTGGGCGCCCGAGGGGCTCGTCGACGACGTCGTCGACCGCATCGCCCAGCCGGTCGTCGACGAGATGGCGCGACGAGGCACCCCCTTCGTCGGGGTCCTGTACGTCGGCCTCGCGCTGACCGCCGGCGGGCCGAGGGTCATCGAGTTCAACGTCCGCTTCGGCGACCCCGAGACGCAGGCCGTGCTCGCCCGCCTCGAGACGCCGCTGGGCGGGCTGCTCATGGCCGCCGCGCAGGGTCGCCTCGACGAGGCCGAGCCGCTGCGGTGGCGGGACGAGTCCGCGGTGACGGTCGTCGTCGCGGCCCCCGGCTACCCCGCGTCGCCGGCGACGGGTGAGCCGATCGCCGGCCTCGAGGAGATCGGTGACGACGCGTACGTCCTCCACGCCGGCACGGCGAAGGGGGAGGACGGCACCCTCGTCTCCGCGGGCGGCCGCGTCCTCTCCGTCGTCGCCCTGGGCGCCGACCTCACCGAGGCGCGCGACCGGGCCTACGCGGCCGTCGAGCAGGTCGACCTCGAGGGCAGCCACCACCGCACCGACATCGCGCTGCGGGCCTCGCGCGGCGAGCTGCACGTCCCCTGA
- a CDS encoding YlcI/YnfO family protein, with protein MSIQVSLRLADDLVTAVDELVRSGAVSSRAEVMESALERELRRRLAEHDAEVYARASAEGDLGELESWLASRSTPALDD; from the coding sequence ATGAGCATCCAGGTCTCTCTCCGTCTGGCGGACGATCTCGTCACGGCGGTGGACGAGCTCGTCCGGTCGGGTGCGGTGTCCAGCCGTGCCGAGGTGATGGAGTCCGCGCTCGAACGCGAGCTGCGACGCAGGCTGGCTGAGCACGACGCCGAGGTCTACGCGCGCGCGAGCGCCGAGGGGGACCTGGGCGAGCTGGAGTCGTGGCTCGCGTCGCGGAGCACGCCCGCCCTGGACGACTGA
- a CDS encoding type II toxin-antitoxin system PemK/MazF family toxin, with translation MRPIHVVQLDKPRPAVVLTRAAVLDVRSLVTVAPITTTIRGLSVEVPVGAANGVQVESVVNLDATVTVARAALGRQIGYLFDSQEPDLAAAIRHAFDLSG, from the coding sequence GTGCGACCGATCCACGTCGTCCAGCTCGACAAGCCGCGGCCTGCCGTGGTGCTGACCCGAGCGGCGGTGCTGGACGTGCGCTCGCTCGTGACGGTGGCGCCCATCACGACGACGATCCGAGGCCTGTCCGTCGAGGTGCCCGTCGGTGCCGCGAACGGTGTCCAGGTCGAGTCCGTGGTCAACCTGGACGCCACCGTCACCGTGGCGCGAGCGGCACTTGGTCGTCAGATCGGCTACCTCTTCGACTCGCAGGAGCCCGACCTCGCTGCCGCGATACGTCACGCCTTCGACCTCTCTGGCTGA